The nucleotide sequence CCATCCCCGACACCATCTTTGCCTCCAACCTTTGCCTAACCCCGCCCCGGTCACAATGGCAAACTCGTCTCCAGCCTGTCCCCAGCGCCAACTCTAATTCTTTCCccacagaaagtgaagtgaaagttgctcagtcatgtccgactcttttcgaccccatggactgtagcccaacatgctcccctgtccgtgagattctccaggccagaatactggaatgggtggcctttcccttcttcagggggtcttccgaacacagggatcaaacccaggtctcccacattgcaggcggattctttaccagttgagccacaatggaagcccccCACAAAAACCATGAACAAATTCATTCTCAACCCCAAATACAGCCATCCTCAATCTCACATCTaaccatgcatgctaagtcgattcagttgtgtccaactatttgcaacttcatggactgtagcccaccaggctcctctgtccatgggattcttcagacaagaatactggagtgggttgccatgtcttcctccaggggatcttccccacccagggatcaaacccatgtctcttacgtctccttcattggcaggcaggttctttaccactagtaccacctgggaagcccaatctaacCGTGTCCAACCTCAAATCTGAACATCTCCAACCCCACCCATAGCTCTAATCCCAACTCCATTTTCAGTCCTACATCTAGTCCCAAGCCCCACCATATCCAAATTCCATTTTTATCTCCACTGCATCCCAATCTTCACCAGAGCCAAATTCCAGAGCTCTAATTCACCAGAGCTCTAATTCCAGAGCCAAACCTAATACTATCTCCATTCCAAAGCATCAGCTCAAACCCAAATTCAACCCATTCTCGACCCCAAACCAGCCCTCACCCAGGCCTAATCCTTTAAAGAAGGCGTGTTCAGTCGTATCCCGCTCTTTGCGGCCCTTTGGacatgactgtagccctccaggctcctctgtccgtgggattctccaggcaagaatactgacagtgggttgccatttcctcctccaggggattttccctacccggggatcgaacccacgtctcctgtgtctcctgccttgcattCGTAAGCATCCAGCGCTTGCATTTCTAGCCTCAAATCCAGCTCATCCCTAACTCCCATCCCCTACCACAACCCACTCCCAGTCTAACGTCATCCCCGACCCACTCTCCTCCCCAGCTCCATTCTAAATCCCACCCCAACTCTGCCACCTCCTGCTCCCTCGACTCCATCCCATCCTCACCAGACCCCCCATGCCCTTCCCCCCGCCCTCCTCTtggagcccccactcactgctTGCGGCAGTGGGCAGCCGTGAGCAGCCACTGCGGGTCCACCAGCACGGCCCCACAGTAGAGCTTGTTGAATCTCACCAACAGCGCAGCCTGCCACGGCTGGCTGTTCCTCTCGCAGTCGGTCCCATTCACAATGCGGCTGCTGCTCTCATCCGCCCGGGTGTCCTCCGTCGCTCCAGGCCTGAGGTCCGGGGTGCTCCCAGAGGGCCCGAAGGCAGACGGGTCGTCGCAGGAAGCCACATCGTTTCCAAGAACCGGGTCTGGGGGCAGAAAGTGGGCGGGATGGAGCTCGGGGGCGGGGCTTGAACGCCGGGGGCGGGGGCCAGTCGGTGGGTGAGGGGCGGGGCTAGGGCCCTAAGGGGTGGGGCCTAGTTTCCAAAAGTGAGGAAGTCAAGCCCTCTAAAGAGCCGGGTCTGGGCTTGTGTGGGCAGGGCCTGAGATATGGGTGGGGCTTGAAATCGATCTGGGCGAGGCCAAGGCCAGGGTCAAGGGGAGGAGTGATTCTATAAAGAGCCCTGAGTTGGAGGAAGAGGCCGGAGCTGGGTTCTAGGAACTGTGGCCAGGACCGGAGGTAGAACCTGGCCCAAGGAGGTAAACCCAAAGAAGCTGGGGCCTTTCTTGGTGGAGGGGCACAGCCCAAGGACCCCGGAGTGTAGATAAAGTCTGGACCAGGGGTATGGTTGAGGAAAAGAGACAGAGCTAGGAAAAGTGCTCAGActggggcagggggaaggggTTCATCAGAGTGGGGCGGTGGAGAGCAGAGTTGTTTTGTGAATTCAAAAACACAAGTGTGCACCCTTCTTCCTCACACAAACCTGCACGAAGGGACCCAGATACCTTATTCCATCACCGGTTCTCCCATCGCGGGTTCATCGCCTGTCTGTGACGGCTGtcacagacacgcacacacacagcgaCACGAATCATCCCCACACGCAGCTCTGCCTCGTGGTGCAGACGCTCCCCAAGTACATTCACTCGGGGGAGGCTTACACTTctccagtgggcatgtatgggtgtgagagtcggactataaagaaagctgagcgccgaagaatcgatgcttttgaactgaggtgttggagaagactcttgagaggcccttggactgcaaggagatccaaccagtccatcctaaaggagatcagtcctgaatattcactggagctGAAtattcatgctgaagctgaagctccaatacatgggccacctgttgcgaagaactgacttattggaatagatcctgatgctgggaaagattgaaggtgggaggagaaggggacgacagaggatgagatggttggatggtgtcaccgacttgatggacatgcagtccacaggattgcaaagagtcggacacaactgagtgactgaactgacatgaTCTCACTCACCCACACACAGCATCTTAGTgacctgtatatatatatacctgtgcaCAGACATGTAGAGACTGCCCCTCACTTCTGCACACAGCACGATAGCATAGTGACAAGGTTAGATAGACTCTGTGGACCACGCATGACACAGGGCAAGTCGCCTAGCCTCATTCACTGTCACACAGCCACTGTCTCATGATGACGGCCTCTTCCGCACACTTGGTCTGTTGCAGGAGGGATGGGAACTCCACGCACACCACTGCGTGCTCACTCATACAACCCCTACAAACACGcagtcatgggacttccctggtggtccagtagtggctaagactccaagctcccgatgcagggggcccaggttcgatccatggtcagggagctagatcctacAAACACACGGCCACATACAGTCACCCATACATAGAGCCTTAATCAGTCAcacaaagttgttgttgttcagtcactcaatcatgtctgactctctgcgaccctatgggctgcagcatgccaggcctccctgtctctcaccctctcctgaagtttgcccaagttcatgtccattgcatcagtgatgccatccagccatctcgtcctctgtcatccccttctcctcctgccctcaatctttcccagcatcagtgtcttttccaatgagttggctcttcgcatcaggtgaccaaaatactggagcttcagcttcagcatcagtccttccaatgagtgtttcagggttgatttcccttaagatcgattggtttgatctccttgctgtcaaaccAGTGAGCAATACATGTAGCTCTCACAAAGAGAGCCACCCATAACCACCCATAACCTCGCACCCAGCCACAATCACACAATCACAGATTGCTACGTGAAGGCACCTAGCCACACATTTTCACGGCGCCGAGCACTTTTGTCAGACACAATCCTGTGATGCAGGGACAGAAACCAGCTGGCATCCATACACACAGCCAAACAGCCACACACAGCCAGGCACACAGTAGCactcacagcacacacacagccacccACACAATCATTGAGACACACACATCATCTTGGATGCACACACACTCAGTTACACAATCACATGTACAGTCTCAAAGGGTAGTCCCATCTGTCACAGATAGTCACTTGATATGGGAAAaggcaccacacacacacttacactcacacaaacacacacacacgctcacataCATAGCTGTCCCACCGCCACACAAAATCACAAATGCAGGTTCACAGTCACCCGACCCTGGTGGCCATAACTGGTCACACGGGGTCCCCCTGGATCACAGAGTCCCTGACAGCTCCCTGgccctcctccccgctccccagCACGGTTGGCTTGTGTGCACACACTGAGGTCCTGGTTACCTTTCGCCCCCAGAATCAGGGCTGCGATTAGGGCATGGACCATCCAGGACCAGGGGGCTCCTGCTGCGGCCATGGTCTTTGCACCtgatggaggtgggtgggggagaagagggtgggcgGGTGATTCTGGGACCACTtatcccacccccatctccttccACACCCTGTGGCTCAGAGCAGAGAGGGGCCATGAGCACGTGGTCCACCCAGAGTGCTGAGTTGAGGCTAGGGGGAAATTCTAGACTTCGGAGCATCCTCCAGTCTCCGGTCTCCGAGCGAGGATGGACATGGGATGGAGAGAGGACCCGGACGCATCCTTCCCAGACCAGACCCCACGCGGAGCCGTCTCTCCGTCCCTTCGCCCCTCCCCAGGGCTCACCTGCCGCGACCCCCAGGTGGCGGGTGGGGACCCGGCTCCCGGCTCAGCCGCAGACTCtcaggccgccgccgccgccgccgccgccgccgccgccgcggtcCTGCAgcagccacctcctcctcctcctcctcctcggctCCCGGCACCGGCCTGGGTTATAACCACCCAATGATCCCCGGGGCGCATTCCCGGGTAGTGAGGCGCCCTACAGGGCTTTAGCAACCACTCCTCCGGCCTTCCCCCCACCTCCGCCCCCAAAGCATCCCCCCACCCAGTCCCGAAAGccactccctgcctccctggcccCGGGATGGGGAGGGGTCTCCAGAGTTCTGGCCCCGGGGCCTCCCCGAGCCTCAATCCCAGCGCCTCGCCCGCTCGGAGGCGCGCTGGGCTCGGTTTTCCGTCTTCCCTGTGCCTTATCTCGTTCGGCTTCCCCTGCCCGCCTCCCTCTGCTCTAGGCTTGTCTCTGTGTTCCGCTGGCCTTGGAATCTTTCTGAGTCTCTTTCAGTATTAAGGCGCCCAACCGgtgtctctttctgctttatttcgtacagctttattgaggtatgactgAGCTACAATAAAATGCTCATGTTCAATATGTACAACGTGATGCGTTCTGACTCGCATTCATCCAACCACCACCCCAACCAGGATAACAAAtgtatccatcacctccaaaattTGTTCATGCCgttttgtgtgtttctgtgcTTCTCAATTAACCtctctttctccacaccctgggTCTCTTTCTGTATCTTTTCTGTTACCTCTCTCTTTTCTGACCCTacccttccctgtctcctctctctatttctgtctctgcatcttcttcatcttcttcttccccttcttcctccttcccccccCCGCCTCTCTCTGTCATTGAGTGCATGCATCTCCACATGTCTCTGACCCTCTGTCTCCCTTGCTGTCCATTTGGGGCCAGGAAGACTCTGGCTACGTTGCCGAGGGACCCCCTCAACACCTCCTCCTGACCCACATCCAGGACCTGGTGCTTTGGGGGCAGAAAGGGGCAGGGATCTGGTCTAGGGGCCCCCGCAGGTGACTTCCACAGACTGCCGTGCACAGCCAGGTGTGGGCGAGAGTTGGGCAGGGCCACCTGCCAATGGGGAAGGAAGCCAAGAGGCTGGGAGAAGGGGTGGGTGGCTCCTGGCCCCTCAGAAAATGGGGCACTGGGTGGGGACCCAAAGGGTGCCTACTCCCTCCCTGGTTCCGGGCCATCCGGGGCTGCCTCTCCTGACCTCTTACCATCCAGGCTCTTCTTTCGGTCTGCCCCCCAGCTCTCTGCATCTGCCTTTAACTGTGTCTCCAAGTCTCTGTCTCTGCTAGGATGTAAGAGCCAAGGACTCATCCGACACCTActttctgagcacctactgtgtgccaactCAGGTCTCTCTGTGAACAAAAACAGACAAGGACATCTGGAGATGCTGCTTTTGCAGAGCTCACATTCCTTGAGGGCAAAACCTGAGCTGTCTTGTTCACCTCTATAATCCAGAACCCGTTGACTGGGAGGATTTAGAGCCCCGAGGTTGGTTTTAgtgtgtagggaaaaaaaaaaaaagtcaaaacataagagtCTGAGGCTTATTTTGCCTATTGCAATGAATATTTCATGCATTAATGTGACAAACCCTGCATGCTACTTCTTTCTTAGTCTCTTAAGCTTAGCTCACTCACcttttttaattccaaattccagaaagggttttttttgtttgctttggtttGTGGGGActtcttttttgcattttaatttattattgaagtagagttgatttaccatgttgtgctaatttcaaaTTTTGCCTTGATAAAATTTCACCTTCCTTTGGTTCTTGAGACATCTAAGTGTGTTTTTTTCTCAGCTCTAAAGATCTTTAGGATCTAGAGACAGTCTGGAATGGACACTCTGTGATGATTTCTGACATCATTCTACTCTGCAGGGCAAAACTAAGGTTGCCATTCATGTTGGTGAAGCAAATGGACCGTGGTCTCTGACCCTCCCTCTGATTCTTACTTCTGCTCCAAACTTCAGCTCCCCATGTTGGACCCTCGTCTCCCTTTCTCTGGGGACCCGCTTACTGCTCCGTTCAGCTTCCCGGGAGGATTGCTGGCTTAGATGGCCTTTTGTCTCTCAGAGCTCGTGCAGTGGGACTAAGTGAGGAAGGTCTTTCTGAGGACAGGGCGTGAACATCAACGTGGGGTCGTGCGCAGTGCATGTGGGTGGAAGAAGCCCAGCAGGCACATGCAAGCCTGGGTCTTTACCCGGTTCTGTCTGCTCCCCTCATTTGGGGGCTGCGTCTCTGGTCTCTCCACTTCCCTGCCcatccccctcctctctcctcaacTGGACTGCAGCGCGATCTTTCACATATCTGCCTCCGATCCTGTCTGTCCTTTTCTCAAGGCCCTCAGGATCAAGGTCAAGTTCTTCGGCCTGGCACTCAGGACCCAGCACCATCTTCCACTGACCTACATTCCCAGCCCCATCACCCACTTCTCCAGCCTCAAACCCTAGCCCCCACCATCCTGGATAATTTACCATGTCGAGGATACATCGGAAGTTCTCACCGCCCCTCTCCACCTGCAGATTTTTCTACAGGTCATTAGCATCCTGAGAATGCTCCTGACCCAAGCACCTCCATATGGTGTACTCAAATTCAGCCTCTCTTCTCCagccctcccagccccagcccctgctcaccccgcATCATCTCTCCCTTCTGGCCCATCCTGCACCTGGTCCCAGAGCTGCTCGTACTCACACTCTTTCCATGGCTCCCCGCTACCTCAGGAGAAGCCCCAGACTCCCAACCTGGGGTCTGGGGTCCTTTGGGATCTGGTCCCTGCGCTCTCCTCCCCTCTACTCTCCCATTAGTCTTACCCACTCACAGTGGCCTCCCAGCCCTCTCATCTCCCTGCTGATGCTGCTACAAGGGGAGTTTAGTGAAGAAATCCACCTTCGGGCAGGGCTGGTACAAGGTGGAGGAATCAAGGGCATCTTCCCTGAGGGGGAGGAAGATCAAGTTGGGTTGTGAAAGAGGACTAAGGATATCCGAGCCTCAGAGAGGCAGAtgaggaataaaagcaaaaagcaccacaaataataaaattcactcttttattGTTCACGTgggtgtgccaggcactgttgctTGTGTTTCACACTTTTACAACCTTCAATCTCCCCCACCACAGCCACTGCCTTATGAGGCATGTATGattcttatcttcatttttacagaggagaaaacctaCACAGTGAAGGAGGGCAGTCCCTGTGGGTACATGGCTAGCAAGTAGGGGAGCTGGGACCCCCCAGCTCGACTCTGGCCAGACAAGAGACCACTTCTCTGTAGGAAGAAATTGAGCCCATGGGGTCATCAAGGGAGGAAGAGATCACTGGAAGGGAATTGTGTGTATTCTGTTAGCGGCAGGGGTAAGACCTTAGCCCGTGTCCACCATCACACCTAGCGAtgagagggtggggctggggtagAATCAGGAAGGGTCTGCACTGTGGTGTCACGGCTTTTTATTAAGCATTAGGGTCGGgtgtgggcaggaggaggggaagaggtcAAGAGGTGGAGGTCACAGGTCAGGATCAGTTGGCCTGAATGACTCTTTGGATCCAGTGACTGTATCTGCAGATGTCAGTGTAGACGCCTGGCTTCTCCTTGGAGCCGCAGGGGACGTTACCCCAGGACACGAGGCCTCGGAGGCGGTCGCCACATACCAGTGGACCCCCGGAGTCGCCCTGTGGGTGAAGAGGgggagagagtcagacacagacccacaggagaaagaaaaagagacggCGACTTCCCTGGGGTGCAGTGGACCGGGAATCTGCCTGTGCAGGGGAGGTGGGTGCGATCCCTGTTCTGGCAGGAGTCCATGTGCCACGGAGCCGCTAAGGCTCTGCTGCCACTAGTGAGCCTGCGTGCCGCCACTCCTGAAGCCCGCGTGCCCAGAGTCCGTGCTCCAccatgagagaagccaccgcaataaaAAGCCCATCCACaacgagagagcagcccccgctcaccgcaactagagaaagccccaacgaagacccagggcaaccataaacaaataaataactttaaaaacctactctaaaaaaaaaaagaaaaacagacagaaggagacacagagagacatgtAGAGAGGGGGTGAAGATACTCAGATGGAGAGAATGACTCATATacaaagaaagagagacagacacaaaGCCACAGTCAGGGGAATAGAGACTGAGGGAGACTCAGAAACACAGACATCTCTAAAGGGAGGACGGACAGTCTCAGAAATGcggcttctcttcctgccctttccTTGCATCCAACTCACTGGGCATCACCTTTCTCTAGCTTTGTCTCCTTCTCCCTCTTGGCTGGTCTCTGCAGATCCTCCAATGCAGAGGGGTCAGTTTGGGCACCGGAAGGAGAGATCCAATGGACGACGTGGCAGGAACCCAAGTTAAAGGTATTTGGGAGAGAGGACGGGGCCCCTTTGCTCCCTGGCTAGGGTCTCCCTTCTGCACAGCTTGGCTATTTCCAAGCAGGACGGTGGGGGCTCTGTTAGAGGAGGGACAGTCTCCTGGCACCATCTGCCTCCTGACTGTATCTCTCTGGTTCTTGATCTCTTCATCTCCATCCTTGTCTCTGCACTTCCTGTCTCTGCTAATTGGCTCTTTGTCTCTGCCTGTCcctgtctgtgtttctgtgtatggaattgaatctctctctctttccatgaCTCTGATTCTCACCCAACCTGACTCTATGTGTGTCTGTCCCTTCCATTTGGGCTATGTGTCTGTCTCTTCCTGCCTGTCTACCTCCTTGGCTGTGTAGCCGATGGGTCCCGGCGTCCTCACCTGGCAGGAGTCCTTCCCATGCTTCTCATCCCCGGCACACACCATATTTTGGGTGATCTGGCCAGGGTAGGCATGATCACACTTCTCACGGGACACCAGGTGGACGTACGCACACTGGATGGTGTCGGGGTATTCACCTGCAAAGAGAGATGGGCCATGATCACTTCACAGTCCACCCTTCTCACTGATCCTCCAACATCTATAAATCCTCCCTCCCCTAATGATTCCTATTTCCCACTGGTTCCATTATTCCTGTTTGTCACTCATTCTCAACACCCACTTCCACTAACTGACTCCTGATTGGTCCTTCTTCCCATCACTCTTCCCTCCCATTGGCCTGTCTTCCTCATTAATTACCCCTTCTCTTAGTcaggttagtcgctcagtcatgtctgactatttgcaaccccatagactgcagcacgccaggcttccctgtccatcaccaactcccggagcatgctcaaactcatgtgcattgagctagagatgccatccaaccatctcatcctctgtcgtccccttcttctcctgccttcagcctttcccagcatcagggtctttttcagtgagtcagttcttcgcatcaggtggcgaaagtatgggagcttcagcttcagcatcagtccttccaatgaatgttcaggattgattgcctttagaattgactggtttgatctccttgcagcccaaggtatttttaagagtcttctccagcactacagttcagtCTTCATTTCCTAttggtttttcctttctcttaggtCCTGCCTCCACTTGTCACTTTTCCACTGGTCCCACCTTCTTCAGTATTCTCTTCCTCTATTAGTCGCTCCTCTGTTATATCCCGTCCTCCTTCACTGGACCTGTTTTCCCATTGGCCCATCCTGATTGGTCACCACTTGACTGTGTGCCTTTCCTAACTGGTCCCTTCTTTCCTCATTGGTTCTCCCTCCCTATTGGCCCTTCATCCAAAGCTGTGCTCCCTCATTGGTTGTTTCCTAAATGGCCTCGTGTTCCCCTATTGATTCCCCCTTCTTTTTTGGCTCTTCACTCACAGGCCCACCCTCCATGGTTCCTGCTGATCTATTGGGTTTCTTTTTGCCTCTAGTCCTTTATCTACTGACCCCTCTTGACCTTTGACTCTTCTCAATTGGTTCCTCCACCATCAGCTTTCTCTACACTGTTCGCTTTCTTGATCCACATCCTTCAGCTGGCTTCCCTGCTTTATTGATCTCTCTTCTTCCATTAGTCCCTCCTCTGTTTATCCTTTCTTGATCATCCTGATCAGTCCTTTTTGACAATTGGCCCCCTTCCTGATTGATATCTCCGCAGTGACCTTCCCTGTTCATTGACCCTTCATGTCATGTCCCACAACTCCGTTTCAACCAGCTGTTGGTCTGCGCTCTTCTCTGGCTGTTCACTTTTAGCCCAGCTCTCGTATTTGCCCTCCCTCCCCATTGAACTTTCACCCACTAATTCACTCTCCCACTGACTCTCACCGTGAACCACCTCCCCCCACCATGACCCATCACCCAGTGATGACGGGTCACCGCATCATTCTCCCCTTACTGACCATCTGCCATCTTGCCCCAGCCTAGGATGTGGCAGCTGGTGTGGTTGGCTGAGCAGTCTCTTTCCAGGGCCAGAGGCTGGATGTGGTCGGAGAGCCTGGGCGGCCGTGACAGACGCAGCAGCATGATGTCCTGGTCGTGGGTGGCGGCATTGTAGCCCGGGTGGGCCACGGTCCGGATGACAGAGCTCTCCTCCTGGAAAAACTCCCTTTGCTGAAGGTTGTGCTTCCCCAGGAAGACCTGCAGATTCCTGGGAAAGGAAAGGGCGGGGTCTCGCCTGaagccctttggactgcagcggAGACTCCGGGGAGGGGCGCCTACGGTGGGAGATGGGGTAACCTGGTGCACCATGAAACATCTGGCCTGCCGCTTGCCTCGTGGGCTTCCCAGCTCAGCAAATGACAACTCCATCCTTTCAGAATAACCCCGGAGGCTATTCGCGACCCTTTATGTGTTGCTTCATATCCAAGCTGTCCAGAAATCCTTTTGTCTCTCCGAAGCATATCCAGAATCTGACCACTTCTCTCCTCCCCCATTGCTACCATcttggtctgagccacagtaatCTCTTACCTGGACTGCAGCCTCACTGGACTCCTGGTTTCTACCTTTAGTCCTCTCTGTCTTCTACAAAGCAGCCAGGGCTATTTTAACAATACAAGCCAGCCGTGTACTTCCTGTGCTCAGCACCCTCCCATGACTCCCATCTtgctcagagtaaaagccaaaatTCCCACTGTGGTCCATAAAGCTCTGCACAATCTGTCCCCATTATCCGTCAGCCGTGTCCcactctccttctctttctgctccagccacacaggcTTCCCGGCCTTTCCTTGAACACAATAGTCATCCTTtcaccccaggacctttgcactggtTGTTCCACCTGCCAGCAGCTCTTTCTCCCAGATACCTGCATGCCtcactccctcacctccttcacaTGTCACCTTCTCAGTGCGGCCTTCCCTGGAAACTCAATCACAGTGCAAAtattcagacttccctggtggtccagtggttaacaattcatctgccagtgcaggggacacgggttcaatccctggtctggaaagatcctacatgctgtggggcaaccaagcccatgcaccacaactactgagcccatagcCACAACTAACATCTGAAGCATCTGAAGCCCTCACAcgctacagcctgtgctctgcaacaacagaaatGGTATCAGTGAGAAGCCTTCCCACAGCAGCTAGAAAGTAGCTCTCACTTGCGCAGCAATGAGGACtcagtatggccaaaaataaaaaatatatattactttaaaaaaagatgagattTTTGTTTTAGTCAGATATATCCTCCTTAGCACCTAGACCAGTGTCTGGCCTATGACAgacattgaataaatatttgtgaaatggaTCAAAGTGTTGCTCCCTTGCTCAGAAACTTTCTGTAGTTCCCTATTACCCTCGGAATAAAGCTCACGTGCCTAATCCCACTattctctgaccctcagtgaaCCATTTTCCTTAGAACTCTTCAGACTGTTGCCACCTCGGGTCTTTGGGCCTTCTATTTCCTCTGCCCTGGATGCTCAGCCTGCTTCTTCATTTGGTTCccctttctcattcattttccgGGCCTCAGCTTAAATTTCATCTCATCAGAAAGTCCTTCCTGATACTGTCTTCAGTCTAAAGCAGGTACTTCTGCTCTTTTCTCTCATGGAGCCACCcctgtttttccctttcattggaCTTAGAGTAATTTGTGATTATATAtttctcccctccaccccccatccccacccccacctgccccctccaAGGATTCAACAGCTGTCTTCCGGTGCCTGTCTACTCCTGCGTTCCAAAGGGCAGAGACTCTGGGCAGCTCGCTAGGTCTTTGCTGAGTCCCCAGCTCAAATCTACCATTCATGGGCACCCTTGGTCAATGtgcactgaatgaatgaatgaggatgGTGAGAGtgatgccaggtttccctgtgtTTGGGGGAGACCACTCAAGGTCAAGGTCCTTGAGTCCTTGACCCTGCAAGGGGAGACCTCTACTGAGGTCTTCCCCTGACGCCACTGGGGCATGACACCTCTTGGTTTATCACTTgttacttctctgagcttcagcttcgacatctgcaaaatgggtctAAAAAATctgttactgggcttccctgatggcttagatggtaaagcgtctggcggcaatgtgggagacccaggtgtgatccctgggtcgggaagatcccctggagaaggaaatggcaacccactccagtattcttgcctggaaaactaaattccgtggacagaggagcctggtaggctacagtccatggggtcgcaaagagtcggacacgactgaacgacttcactttctttcactgtgAGGGATTCCAGGTGCCTAACTAGACACATGGCCCATACTTAGCACTGAAAAAAAATGGAGGCTGTTGTTACTCCAGCTACTGGTTATTAGCGCCCT is from Bos indicus isolate NIAB-ARS_2022 breed Sahiwal x Tharparkar chromosome 18, NIAB-ARS_B.indTharparkar_mat_pri_1.0, whole genome shotgun sequence and encodes:
- the KLK6 gene encoding kallikrein-6 isoform X1, with the translated sequence MAVKMLVIALVLVAADPPSAQAEEKDKVLHGGPCEQTSHPYQAALYTAGHLLCGGVLIHPLWVLTAAHCKKPNLQVFLGKHNLQQREFFQEESSVIRTVAHPGYNAATHDQDIMLLRLSRPPRLSDHIQPLALERDCSANHTSCHILGWGKMADGEYPDTIQCAYVHLVSREKCDHAYPGQITQNMVCAGDEKHGKDSCQGDSGGPLVCGDRLRGLVSWGNVPCGSKEKPGVYTDICRYSHWIQRVIQAN
- the KLK6 gene encoding kallikrein-6 isoform X2 — protein: MAVKMLVIALVLVAAAQAEEKDKVLHGGPCEQTSHPYQAALYTAGHLLCGGVLIHPLWVLTAAHCKKPNLQVFLGKHNLQQREFFQEESSVIRTVAHPGYNAATHDQDIMLLRLSRPPRLSDHIQPLALERDCSANHTSCHILGWGKMADGEYPDTIQCAYVHLVSREKCDHAYPGQITQNMVCAGDEKHGKDSCQGDSGGPLVCGDRLRGLVSWGNVPCGSKEKPGVYTDICRYSHWIQRVIQAN